A portion of the Tenacibaculum todarodis genome contains these proteins:
- the serS gene encoding serine--tRNA ligase, translated as MLQVQFIRDHKQTVLDGLAKRNFANAEQIINAVLTADETRRATQVSLDNVLAESNKLSKEIGGFFKSGEVQKANLLKEKTSLLKEQSKEFTETLNTVSEELQELLYQIPNVPHASVKAGKSEADNEEVYKEGTIPDLGENALPHWELAKKYDIIDFELGTKITGAGFPVYKGKGARLQRALINYFLDKNIKAGYTEVQVPHLVNTASATATGQLPDKEGQMYHTEVDDLYLIPTAEVPITNMFRGDLKQENDLPISVTGYTPCFRREAGSYGAHVRGLNRLHQFDKVEIVRVERPENSYQALNGMVEHIKDILRELKLPYRILRLCGGDTGFTSALTFDFELYSTAQERWLEISSASNFETFQANRLKLRYKNKEGKTQLVHTLNGSSLALPRVLAGILENYQTADGIKIPEVLVPYCGFSIIE; from the coding sequence ATGTTACAAGTACAATTTATTAGAGACCACAAACAAACGGTTTTAGACGGATTAGCAAAGCGTAATTTTGCAAATGCCGAACAAATTATTAATGCTGTTTTAACTGCTGATGAAACTCGTAGAGCAACGCAAGTTTCTCTAGACAACGTGTTGGCAGAATCTAATAAATTATCGAAAGAAATTGGAGGTTTTTTTAAGTCTGGCGAAGTGCAAAAAGCGAACTTATTAAAAGAAAAAACGAGTCTTTTAAAAGAGCAATCTAAAGAGTTTACGGAGACATTAAATACAGTTTCTGAAGAGTTACAAGAGTTATTGTATCAGATTCCGAATGTGCCACATGCTTCTGTAAAAGCTGGTAAAAGTGAAGCCGATAACGAAGAAGTTTATAAAGAGGGAACAATACCTGATTTAGGAGAAAATGCGTTGCCACATTGGGAATTGGCTAAGAAATACGACATAATCGATTTTGAACTTGGAACTAAAATTACGGGAGCAGGTTTTCCTGTTTATAAAGGAAAAGGAGCAAGATTACAACGTGCATTAATCAACTATTTTTTAGATAAAAACATAAAAGCGGGTTATACAGAAGTACAAGTTCCGCATTTAGTAAATACGGCATCTGCAACTGCAACTGGACAATTACCAGATAAAGAAGGGCAAATGTACCATACGGAAGTAGATGATTTATATTTAATACCAACTGCCGAAGTTCCAATAACAAATATGTTTAGAGGAGATTTAAAGCAAGAAAACGATTTACCAATTTCGGTAACAGGTTACACACCTTGTTTTCGTAGAGAAGCGGGAAGTTACGGAGCGCATGTTCGTGGATTAAATCGTTTGCATCAATTTGATAAAGTAGAAATTGTACGTGTTGAGCGTCCAGAAAATTCTTACCAAGCCTTAAACGGAATGGTAGAACATATTAAAGATATTTTACGTGAGTTAAAATTACCGTACAGAATTTTACGTTTGTGTGGTGGAGATACTGGTTTTACTTCAGCATTAACATTTGATTTTGAACTGTATTCTACAGCGCAAGAGCGTTGGTTGGAAATAAGTTCTGCGTCTAATTTTGAAACTTTTCAGGCAAATAGATTAAAGCTTCGTTATAAAAATAAAGAAGGAAAAACGCAATTAGTACATACTTTAAATGGTAGTTCTTTAGCGTTGCCAAGAGTTTTAGCGGGGATTTTAGAAAATTATCAAACAGCAGACGGAATTAAAATCCCTGAGGTTTTAGTGCCTTATTGTGGGTTCTCTATTATTGAGTAA
- the mgtE gene encoding magnesium transporter → MAFEISDLFLENLTNLILNKDDKAIATLFEEVHFADIAEVLDEVSFEEAIYIIKLLDSEKTSEILTELEDDIREKILENLSAKEIAEEVEEMDSDDAADIIGELSEERQERVINALEDDELAADIKELLSYEDNTAGALMAKELVKVYETWTVAGCMRRIRGQAKEVTRVHSIYVVDKEEKLVGRLSLKDLIIAKSDQKIADISKSKVDAVNVNEDDEEVAKIMAKYDLEAIPVVDENNVLLGRITIDDIVDVLKEEADKDYQMAAGLTQDVDSDDSILQLTKARLPWLFLGLLGGIGAFLIMEGFHGVFAKYAALFFFTPLIAAMAGNVGVQSSAIIVQGLANDDVKGSVNSRLIKEMFLALLNGVILALFLFVFVWIIKGKVDLALAVSVSLVAVIVIAGLIGTFVPLFLNKRGIDPAIATGPFITTSNDIFGILIYFMIAKMILGI, encoded by the coding sequence ATGGCATTTGAAATTTCAGATCTATTTCTAGAAAATCTTACAAACCTTATCTTAAATAAGGATGATAAAGCAATAGCAACCTTATTTGAAGAAGTCCATTTTGCAGATATTGCAGAGGTTTTAGATGAAGTAAGTTTTGAGGAAGCCATTTATATTATTAAGCTTTTAGATAGCGAAAAAACATCTGAAATTCTTACCGAACTAGAGGATGATATACGTGAAAAAATTCTAGAAAATTTATCTGCAAAAGAAATTGCCGAAGAGGTAGAAGAGATGGATTCTGATGATGCTGCTGATATTATTGGTGAACTATCAGAAGAACGTCAAGAACGTGTTATAAATGCTTTAGAAGACGATGAATTAGCCGCAGATATTAAAGAATTATTGTCTTATGAAGATAATACGGCAGGTGCTTTAATGGCAAAAGAGCTGGTAAAAGTCTATGAAACTTGGACCGTTGCTGGTTGTATGCGCAGAATTAGAGGACAAGCAAAAGAAGTAACAAGAGTCCACTCTATTTACGTAGTAGATAAAGAAGAAAAGTTGGTTGGTAGATTGTCTTTAAAAGACTTAATTATAGCCAAATCTGACCAAAAAATTGCTGACATCTCAAAATCTAAAGTAGATGCAGTAAATGTAAACGAAGATGATGAGGAAGTTGCCAAAATCATGGCAAAATACGATTTAGAAGCCATTCCTGTTGTAGATGAAAACAACGTATTACTCGGTAGAATTACCATTGATGATATTGTAGACGTTTTAAAAGAAGAAGCTGACAAAGATTACCAAATGGCGGCAGGTTTAACACAAGACGTAGATTCAGACGATAGTATTTTACAATTAACCAAAGCACGTTTGCCTTGGTTATTTTTAGGTTTATTAGGCGGAATTGGCGCTTTTTTAATCATGGAAGGTTTTCACGGAGTATTTGCAAAATATGCGGCATTATTTTTCTTTACGCCTTTAATTGCAGCAATGGCAGGTAATGTTGGTGTACAATCTTCTGCAATTATTGTGCAAGGTTTAGCAAATGATGATGTAAAAGGAAGTGTAAATAGCAGGCTGATAAAAGAAATGTTCCTAGCACTTTTAAACGGTGTAATTTTAGCTTTGTTTTTATTCGTTTTTGTTTGGATTATTAAAGGAAAAGTAGACCTTGCTTTAGCAGTTTCCGTCTCATTAGTCGCCGTAATTGTCATAGCCGGTTTAATAGGAACCTTTGTGCCTTTATTTTTAAACAAACGCGGTATTGATCCAGCAATAGCAACAGGTCCATTTATCACTACTTCTAACGATATCTTCGGAATTCTTATCTATTTTATGATTGCAAAAATGATTTTAGGAATATAA
- the rsmA gene encoding 16S rRNA (adenine(1518)-N(6)/adenine(1519)-N(6))-dimethyltransferase RsmA, with amino-acid sequence MTVKAKKHLGQHFLTDEDIAKKIADALIGDNYNNVLEIGPGMGVLTKYLLEKKPKVTVMELDRESVAYLNDTFPLEHIKLDTTSDKFKIIEGDFLKKNLTEVFNQEQVAIIGNFPYNISTQIVFKAIENREFVPEFAGMFQKEVAMRIAEKEGSKVYGILSVLTQAFFDVEYLFTVPPTVFNPPPKVDSGVIRLIRKEDYSLPVDEKLFFRVVKTAFQQRRKMLRSSLKSFNLTDSLKEEPIFAQRPEQLSVNQFIELTKKLSELSAE; translated from the coding sequence ATGACTGTAAAAGCAAAAAAACATTTAGGACAACATTTTCTTACTGATGAAGATATTGCAAAAAAAATTGCAGATGCTTTAATTGGAGATAATTATAATAATGTGTTAGAAATTGGTCCAGGAATGGGTGTTTTAACAAAGTATTTGTTAGAAAAAAAACCAAAAGTAACTGTTATGGAACTCGACCGAGAATCTGTAGCGTATTTAAATGATACTTTCCCTTTAGAACATATAAAATTAGATACAACTTCAGATAAATTTAAAATAATTGAAGGCGATTTCTTAAAGAAAAATTTAACCGAGGTTTTTAACCAAGAACAAGTAGCTATTATTGGTAATTTTCCATACAATATTTCTACGCAAATTGTATTTAAAGCAATTGAAAATAGAGAATTTGTGCCAGAATTTGCTGGAATGTTTCAGAAAGAAGTAGCTATGAGAATTGCAGAAAAAGAAGGCTCTAAAGTCTACGGAATTCTATCAGTATTAACACAAGCATTTTTTGATGTTGAATATTTATTTACCGTTCCGCCAACGGTTTTTAATCCGCCACCAAAGGTAGATTCTGGCGTTATTCGATTAATCAGAAAAGAAGATTATTCACTTCCAGTTGATGAAAAATTATTCTTTAGAGTTGTAAAAACGGCATTTCAGCAACGTAGAAAAATGTTGCGTTCAAGTTTAAAATCTTTCAATCTTACGGATTCTTTAAAAGAAGAGCCTATATTTGCGCAGCGTCCAGAACAATTATCTGTAAATCAGTTTATAGAATTAACAAAAAAATTGTCTGAATTAAGTGCAGAATAA
- a CDS encoding TonB-dependent receptor has translation MMKKLLLIAFVLFGSAAMFAQTTITGVVSDATGPLPGANIKVARKAVGTSTDFDGKFTLKVTDTPPFTLEVSSIGFQTSSVEITKNNQVVTVTLKENATALDEVVISASRTPERIMESPVTVERMDVRAIRNTSSPSFYDGLENLKGVDINSSSLTFKSVNTRGFATFANERFMQLVDGMDNSSPGLNFALGNLLGLSELDVKTVELLPGASSALYGANAFNGIMFMTSKNPFDDAGISFVFKTGITSQKAAGDNNFYDSSIRMAYAFDDKFAAKASLSFLKGEEWHATDYRDETDMTSLDHSTNPNYNGLNVYGDEVSTNMASVGQSLVDANVLPAALLPFIPNQAVSRTGYNDVDMITNEAKSVKLGTSLHYRPWGNDRLEIIWNSKFGIGSTIYQGQNRYNLQNFFMEQHKLEFKGKSFMVRGYVTSEDAGDSYDSRFAAININRRWKSDSNWFGQYVGTYAQAIAGAIPGVPAGNADVAHSVSRSVADTGRLIPGTAGFSKAFNTVKLDPSLITGSKFEEKTKLYHADANLNLQDYIDWAEIQVGASYRKYILNSNGTLFTDYDGTIDYDEYGVYTQLQKKVLDDRLKITASARYDKAQNFDGNVSPRLSLAYAAGEDKNHNFRASVQTGFRNPTTQDQYIGLDAGSGILLGTAPDNIDRFTSNPFNLGIPAGLAGYINGTTGSSIGATGTLTGRMAYENSWTASSVETFSDSGNPADLVKSDVEFVKPEHVTAFEVGYRGIIEGVTVDLNVYYNNYKDFIASQNVVAPLYGSVTLADQVDLAPIVGSPVPVNTPISLIALQNGDFKGVALDSNSEEDVSSYGATIGLNTKVLNGFDLGLNYTYSKLNIDEASDFEAGFNTPEHKVKLQFGKTSVIENLGFNVNVRWQDEFLWESSFYDGVVDARTVVDAQINYRIPSWKSVLKVGAANIGGKEYFSAPGVGAIGSQYFVSWTINN, from the coding sequence ATGATGAAAAAATTATTATTGATTGCATTTGTCCTTTTTGGTAGTGCTGCAATGTTTGCACAGACTACTATTACAGGAGTTGTTAGTGATGCCACAGGTCCTTTACCTGGCGCTAACATTAAAGTTGCTAGAAAAGCTGTTGGAACATCTACAGATTTTGATGGTAAGTTTACATTAAAAGTTACGGACACTCCGCCTTTTACATTAGAAGTTTCTTCTATTGGATTCCAAACAAGTTCTGTTGAAATAACTAAAAACAACCAAGTTGTTACAGTTACTTTAAAAGAGAATGCAACAGCTTTAGATGAAGTTGTAATTTCTGCTTCTAGAACTCCAGAACGTATTATGGAGTCTCCAGTTACTGTTGAAAGAATGGATGTTAGAGCAATTAGAAACACTTCTTCTCCTTCATTTTATGATGGATTAGAAAACTTAAAAGGGGTAGACATTAACTCTAGTAGTTTAACGTTTAAATCGGTAAATACACGTGGTTTTGCAACGTTTGCAAACGAACGTTTTATGCAATTAGTAGATGGTATGGATAATTCTTCTCCAGGTTTAAACTTTGCTTTAGGTAATTTATTAGGTTTATCAGAATTAGATGTAAAAACAGTAGAGTTATTACCAGGTGCGTCTTCTGCATTATATGGAGCAAATGCTTTTAACGGTATTATGTTTATGACAAGTAAAAATCCTTTTGATGATGCAGGAATTAGCTTTGTATTTAAAACTGGAATTACTAGTCAAAAAGCTGCTGGAGACAACAATTTTTACGATTCAAGTATTAGAATGGCATATGCTTTTGATGACAAGTTTGCTGCTAAAGCTAGTTTATCTTTCTTAAAAGGAGAAGAATGGCATGCAACTGATTATAGAGATGAAACAGACATGACATCTCTAGATCATTCTACAAATCCTAACTATAACGGTTTAAACGTGTATGGAGATGAAGTTTCAACAAACATGGCTTCGGTAGGTCAATCTTTAGTAGATGCAAATGTATTACCAGCAGCGTTACTACCGTTTATACCTAACCAAGCGGTTAGTAGAACTGGTTATAATGATGTAGATATGATTACTAATGAAGCTAAAAGTGTTAAACTTGGTACTTCTTTACATTATAGACCTTGGGGTAATGATCGTTTAGAGATTATTTGGAATTCAAAATTTGGTATTGGTAGTACTATTTATCAAGGGCAAAATAGATACAATCTTCAAAATTTCTTTATGGAGCAACATAAATTAGAATTTAAAGGAAAAAGTTTTATGGTACGTGGTTACGTTACTTCTGAAGATGCTGGAGATTCCTATGATTCTCGTTTTGCAGCAATTAACATTAATAGAAGATGGAAATCTGATTCAAATTGGTTTGGACAATATGTAGGTACTTATGCGCAAGCAATTGCGGGTGCTATTCCTGGTGTTCCTGCTGGAAACGCAGATGTAGCTCACTCTGTTTCAAGATCTGTTGCAGATACAGGGAGATTAATTCCTGGTACTGCAGGTTTTTCAAAGGCTTTTAATACAGTTAAACTAGACCCTTCTCTGATTACTGGCTCAAAGTTTGAAGAAAAAACAAAGTTATACCATGCAGATGCTAACTTAAACTTACAAGATTACATCGATTGGGCAGAAATACAAGTTGGTGCTTCTTATAGAAAATATATTTTAAACTCTAACGGTACACTATTTACAGATTATGATGGTACTATTGATTATGATGAATACGGTGTATATACACAATTACAAAAGAAAGTATTGGACGACCGTTTAAAAATTACAGCTTCTGCTCGTTATGACAAAGCTCAAAATTTTGATGGAAACGTTTCTCCTCGTTTATCATTGGCGTATGCTGCTGGTGAGGATAAAAACCATAACTTTAGAGCTTCTGTACAAACTGGTTTTAGAAATCCAACTACACAAGATCAATACATTGGTTTAGATGCAGGTAGTGGTATTTTATTAGGTACGGCTCCAGATAATATTGATAGATTTACTTCTAATCCATTTAATTTAGGTATTCCTGCTGGTTTAGCAGGTTATATTAATGGAACAACTGGTTCTTCTATTGGAGCAACTGGTACATTAACAGGTAGAATGGCTTATGAAAACTCTTGGACTGCGTCTTCTGTTGAAACATTTTCTGATAGTGGGAACCCTGCTGACTTAGTTAAATCTGACGTAGAGTTTGTAAAACCAGAACATGTAACTGCTTTTGAAGTTGGTTATAGAGGTATTATAGAAGGTGTTACAGTAGATTTAAACGTGTATTATAACAACTATAAAGATTTTATTGCTTCTCAAAATGTTGTAGCTCCATTATATGGTAGTGTTACATTAGCAGACCAAGTAGATTTAGCTCCTATAGTTGGATCTCCAGTTCCTGTTAATACACCAATTTCACTAATTGCTTTACAAAATGGCGATTTTAAAGGTGTAGCTTTAGATAGTAACTCAGAAGAAGATGTTAGTTCTTACGGAGCTACAATTGGTTTAAATACAAAAGTATTAAACGGTTTTGACCTAGGTTTAAACTATACATACTCTAAACTTAATATTGATGAAGCTTCTGATTTTGAAGCTGGATTTAACACTCCAGAGCACAAAGTAAAATTACAATTTGGTAAAACAAGTGTAATTGAAAACTTAGGTTTTAACGTAAACGTAAGATGGCAAGATGAATTCTTATGGGAATCTTCTTTCTATGATGGTGTTGTAGATGCTAGAACTGTAGTTGATGCACAAATTAACTATAGAATCCCTTCTTGGAAATCTGTATTAAAAGTAGGAGCTGCTAATATTGGCGGTAAAGAATACTTTAGTGCACCAGGTGTTGGAGCTATCGGTTCTCAATACTTTGTTTCTTGGACAATTAATAACTAA
- a CDS encoding tetratricopeptide repeat protein: protein MAQSDYPLAENYYRNNEYEKALQIYQKLVDKSPYNTTYIQRLVDCYQELNRFSSVDSLLTLKQKKNKKLTFYNVLLGYNYERQQQPEKAIKLYKKAIKSIDKNANYGTTIANLLKNYNQLDLAIEAYNATAKKRPKSSYGFQIAQIYGEKGDFPKMFESYIDLVDKIPSRLKTVKRYTAQYITDDSESEINIAFKKALLRKSASNPKAIWNSLLSWLFVQQKEYNKALIQEKALYARDADELASIVNLGEIAFFNNDFETAQKSFEFILDKTNYPDEKVNAHLYLLKIAIKQEVPKIEDKFETVFSEFGKNENTLPIQVEYANYVTFVKNEPENAQEILEEAMSYAKSKFQQARIKLKLGDVLVFTGKFNQALIYYTQIQSKLKSHPLAQQARFKVAQTSYFKGDFAWAKAQLKVLKGSATQLIANDAVALFLTISDNEPKDSIPSGLKQIAQSDLFSFQNKNAEALAVLEEVFVDFGGQPIEYEALFKKGKLLVKLKKYDEAILTFAEVVANDAEGIYNDDVYYEVAELFNKLNKPEKAQEYYQKIIFEHPSSIYLVDARKKFRKLRGDDI, encoded by the coding sequence TTGGCGCAATCCGACTATCCGTTGGCCGAAAATTATTATCGAAATAATGAATATGAAAAAGCACTTCAGATTTATCAAAAATTAGTAGACAAAAGTCCGTATAACACAACTTATATACAAAGATTGGTAGATTGTTATCAAGAATTGAATAGGTTTTCTTCAGTAGATAGTTTGTTAACTTTAAAACAAAAGAAAAATAAAAAACTTACTTTTTACAATGTTTTGTTGGGTTATAATTATGAAAGACAACAACAGCCAGAAAAAGCAATAAAACTATATAAAAAGGCCATAAAATCTATTGATAAAAATGCAAATTATGGGACAACAATAGCTAATTTATTAAAGAATTACAATCAGTTAGATTTAGCAATTGAAGCGTACAATGCTACTGCTAAAAAAAGGCCAAAATCCAGTTATGGATTTCAAATTGCCCAGATTTATGGAGAAAAAGGAGATTTTCCTAAAATGTTTGAATCGTATATAGATTTAGTTGATAAAATTCCGAGTAGATTAAAAACGGTAAAAAGATATACAGCACAATATATTACAGATGATAGCGAAAGCGAAATTAACATAGCCTTTAAAAAAGCATTGTTGCGTAAATCTGCTAGTAACCCAAAAGCAATTTGGAACAGCTTATTAAGTTGGTTATTTGTACAACAAAAAGAATATAATAAAGCTTTAATTCAAGAAAAAGCATTGTATGCAAGAGATGCAGATGAATTAGCTAGTATTGTAAATTTAGGAGAAATTGCATTTTTTAATAATGATTTTGAAACTGCTCAAAAGAGTTTCGAATTTATTCTTGACAAAACCAATTATCCAGATGAAAAAGTAAATGCACATTTGTATTTATTGAAAATTGCAATTAAGCAAGAAGTACCAAAAATTGAAGACAAGTTTGAAACCGTTTTTAGCGAATTTGGAAAGAATGAAAACACGCTTCCTATTCAAGTTGAATATGCAAATTATGTAACGTTCGTAAAAAATGAACCAGAAAATGCACAAGAAATTTTAGAAGAAGCAATGAGTTATGCTAAATCTAAATTTCAACAAGCACGTATAAAATTGAAGTTAGGTGATGTGTTAGTTTTTACAGGGAAGTTTAACCAAGCTTTAATTTATTACACTCAAATACAAAGTAAATTAAAAAGTCATCCTTTAGCGCAACAAGCGCGTTTTAAAGTGGCGCAAACAAGTTACTTTAAAGGCGATTTTGCCTGGGCAAAAGCACAGCTAAAAGTGTTAAAAGGTTCTGCAACACAATTAATTGCTAATGATGCAGTAGCTTTGTTTTTAACCATTTCAGACAATGAACCTAAAGATTCAATTCCGTCTGGATTAAAACAGATTGCGCAATCAGATTTGTTTAGTTTTCAGAATAAAAATGCAGAAGCATTAGCAGTTTTAGAAGAAGTATTTGTAGATTTTGGAGGACAACCAATAGAATACGAAGCCTTGTTTAAAAAAGGGAAACTATTAGTAAAACTAAAAAAATACGATGAAGCTATTTTAACTTTTGCAGAAGTAGTAGCAAATGATGCAGAAGGTATTTATAATGATGACGTGTATTATGAAGTAGCAGAATTGTTCAATAAATTAAATAAGCCCGAAAAAGCTCAAGAATACTATCAAAAGATTATTTTTGAACATCCAAGTAGTATTTATTTGGTTGATGCTCGTAAGAAATTCAGAAAATTACGCGGCGACGATATTTAG
- a CDS encoding DUF4286 family protein, producing MYIYNVTINIDESVHQEWLQWIQNHIAEVLDTGKFLSAKLTQVLVDEEMGGATYSVQYTAATREDLDAYYNEHADKLRGDGFKKFADKMLAFRTELKIINEYFPTAVSN from the coding sequence ATGTACATATACAACGTAACAATAAATATAGACGAAAGTGTTCACCAAGAATGGTTGCAGTGGATTCAAAATCATATTGCAGAAGTTTTGGATACTGGTAAATTTTTATCCGCTAAATTAACACAGGTTTTGGTTGATGAAGAAATGGGCGGTGCAACATATTCTGTTCAATACACAGCAGCTACAAGAGAAGATTTGGATGCATATTATAATGAACATGCAGACAAACTTCGTGGAGACGGATTTAAAAAGTTTGCCGATAAAATGTTAGCTTTTAGAACCGAATTAAAAATAATTAACGAGTATTTTCCAACAGCTGTAAGTAATTAA
- a CDS encoding bifunctional riboflavin kinase/FAD synthetase, whose product MEIIHSVFDYKPTQKTFVTIGTFDGVHIGHQKIIENLVAEAKEKGHKSVVLTFFPHPRMVLQKDVSIELINSIDERAKLLEKTGLDCLIIHPFSKEFSRLTALDFVRDVLVNQLNISKLVIGYDHHFGKNREGNITQLTEYSHLYNFTVEEIPAQDIDSVSVSSTKIRKALASGNLKTANKYLGHNFSIFGKVVNGKQLGGKIGFPTANISVAENYKLIPKTGVYVVKSLLDNKIVFGMMNIGTRPTVNGIHQTIEVHFFDFNQDLYGKNLTIELLYFLRDEQKFDSVETLILQLKKDEETSLLYIKDNF is encoded by the coding sequence TTGGAAATTATCCATTCAGTTTTTGATTATAAACCTACCCAAAAAACCTTTGTAACTATTGGTACTTTTGATGGTGTGCATATTGGCCATCAGAAAATTATTGAGAACTTAGTTGCAGAGGCTAAAGAAAAAGGGCACAAATCTGTTGTGTTAACTTTTTTTCCGCATCCAAGAATGGTGTTACAAAAGGATGTTTCAATAGAACTTATTAATTCTATTGATGAACGTGCTAAACTTTTAGAAAAAACTGGGTTAGATTGTTTAATTATTCATCCGTTTAGTAAAGAGTTTTCTCGTTTAACGGCGTTAGATTTTGTGCGTGATGTGTTGGTAAATCAGCTTAATATTTCTAAGCTAGTTATTGGGTACGATCATCATTTTGGGAAAAATAGAGAAGGAAATATAACACAACTTACAGAATATAGCCATTTGTATAATTTTACGGTTGAAGAAATTCCGGCTCAAGATATAGATTCGGTTTCGGTGAGTTCTACAAAAATAAGAAAAGCGTTAGCTAGCGGAAACCTTAAAACGGCAAATAAATATTTAGGACATAACTTTTCAATCTTCGGAAAGGTAGTAAACGGAAAGCAATTAGGTGGTAAAATAGGTTTTCCTACAGCGAATATTAGTGTTGCTGAAAATTATAAATTAATACCTAAAACGGGTGTTTATGTTGTAAAGTCGTTATTAGATAATAAAATTGTTTTTGGTATGATGAATATTGGAACAAGACCAACCGTAAACGGAATACACCAAACAATTGAAGTCCATTTTTTTGATTTCAACCAAGATTTGTACGGCAAAAATTTAACTATAGAACTGCTTTACTTTTTGCGTGATGAACAAAAATTTGACTCCGTTGAAACGTTAATTCTTCAACTTAAAAAAGACGAAGAAACTTCTCTATTATACATTAAGGACAATTTTTAG
- a CDS encoding response regulator transcription factor: METKIRILIADDHQLVIQGILCSLKEVGDFDVVTTNNCDDAFQLIKTHQTSNPFHLLFTDLSFDNATEETNLDGGEELIKAIKNNEFDIKIAVITGHTETNRVYNVISNLNPNAYLLKSKCDAKEIGFAIQKMLTNDYYYTHEIHQKIMRRNIIQIQMDDVAIQILKELPKHPKINNLEGLITKNNGTPLKLRSIENKLSSLRIDLNANNNTDLVLKAKELGIID; encoded by the coding sequence ATGGAAACTAAAATAAGAATTTTAATTGCAGATGATCATCAACTTGTAATTCAAGGAATTTTATGTTCCTTAAAAGAAGTAGGCGATTTTGATGTGGTTACAACTAATAATTGCGACGATGCTTTTCAGTTGATAAAAACACACCAAACCAGCAACCCTTTTCATTTATTATTTACAGATTTAAGTTTTGACAATGCTACTGAAGAAACAAATTTAGACGGTGGTGAAGAATTAATAAAAGCTATTAAAAATAATGAATTTGATATTAAAATAGCTGTTATTACTGGCCACACAGAAACCAATAGAGTTTATAATGTTATTAGCAACTTAAACCCAAATGCGTATTTATTAAAAAGTAAATGCGATGCTAAAGAAATTGGTTTTGCTATTCAGAAAATGTTAACTAACGATTATTATTATACGCATGAAATTCATCAAAAAATTATGCGTAGAAACATTATTCAAATTCAAATGGATGATGTTGCTATTCAAATTTTAAAAGAATTACCCAAACATCCAAAAATTAATAATTTAGAAGGATTAATAACAAAAAACAACGGAACACCTTTAAAACTTCGTTCAATTGAGAATAAGTTATCTTCTCTTAGAATTGATTTAAACGCTAATAATAATACAGATTTAGTGCTAAAAGCCAAAGAATTAGGCATTATAGATTAA